In the genome of Planctomycetota bacterium, one region contains:
- a CDS encoding ABC transporter permease, with product MSKIWTVTVREYLAAVKTKGFIVGLIMMPILMGFGFVAGQFAQSVGDGSTRKVAIIDHTGGTVYDMIEAAVERHNAKPQVLGSGEDEDGEPITRQTEPKFVIERIDATDLDTQRVDLSDRVRSGELLAFVEVGEDLLQPKMKQLNPDDLKELEEAAQSPTAALGAMDILGNLQTDSSVVRYVSNKPTYRTFTNLLNRELRQPVQFKRMANANINLGVVSQVMQLATPMAIQDGGLYEKTETGEVAEERKGGRLIAAFAVPIGLLAVMFLVVMTGVSPMTTNVIEEKQLRIAEVLLSGARPFEIMMGKLLGGVGTALTLGIVYVAGAYATAAYFGFAQFVPPMTLVWFVVFTILTALLFGAMFTAAGAAVNNIKEAQSLMTPIILLLVVPISLVMPVVEDPNSTLSTFLGLFPFTASIIGLVRLAVPPGVPLWQTLLAVASSLAGTIAVIWLAGRIFRVGMLSYGKAPTPRQLVGWVLKG from the coding sequence ATGTCGAAAATCTGGACCGTTACCGTTCGTGAATACCTCGCGGCCGTGAAGACCAAGGGGTTCATCGTCGGCCTGATCATGATGCCGATCCTGATGGGTTTCGGCTTCGTCGCGGGCCAGTTTGCTCAGAGCGTCGGCGATGGCAGCACCCGCAAGGTCGCCATCATCGACCACACCGGCGGCACCGTCTACGACATGATCGAGGCCGCGGTCGAACGTCACAACGCGAAGCCTCAGGTGCTCGGAAGCGGCGAAGACGAGGACGGCGAACCGATCACGCGCCAGACCGAACCGAAGTTCGTGATCGAACGCATTGATGCGACCGACCTCGATACGCAACGCGTCGATCTCTCCGACCGTGTGCGTAGCGGCGAGCTGTTGGCGTTCGTGGAAGTCGGCGAAGACTTGCTGCAACCGAAGATGAAGCAGCTCAACCCCGACGACCTCAAGGAACTCGAAGAGGCCGCCCAAAGTCCGACCGCCGCGCTGGGCGCGATGGACATCCTCGGCAATCTTCAGACCGACTCGAGCGTCGTTCGTTACGTCTCGAACAAGCCGACTTACCGCACGTTCACCAACCTGCTCAACCGTGAGCTTCGCCAGCCCGTGCAGTTCAAGCGGATGGCCAACGCCAACATCAACCTCGGCGTCGTGAGCCAGGTCATGCAGCTGGCCACGCCGATGGCCATCCAGGACGGCGGGCTCTACGAAAAGACCGAGACCGGCGAAGTCGCGGAGGAAAGGAAAGGCGGTCGGCTGATCGCCGCGTTCGCCGTGCCGATCGGGCTGCTGGCGGTGATGTTTCTCGTCGTGATGACCGGCGTCTCGCCCATGACGACCAACGTCATCGAGGAGAAGCAGCTACGCATCGCCGAGGTGTTACTCAGCGGCGCCCGGCCGTTCGAGATCATGATGGGCAAGCTCCTCGGCGGCGTCGGCACGGCGCTCACGCTCGGCATCGTCTATGTCGCCGGCGCATACGCCACGGCCGCCTACTTCGGCTTCGCCCAGTTCGTGCCGCCGATGACGCTCGTCTGGTTCGTCGTGTTCACGATCCTGACCGCCCTGCTGTTCGGCGCGATGTTCACCGCGGCCGGGGCGGCCGTGAACAACATCAAGGAAGCCCAGTCGTTGATGACGCCGATCATCCTGCTGTTGGTCGTTCCGATCAGCCTTGTGATGCCGGTGGTGGAGGATCCCAACAGCACGCTCTCCACGTTCCTCGGACTCTTCCCGTTCACGGCCAGCATCATCGGCCTGGTGCGCCTCGCGGTACCTCCGGGCGTGCCACTCTGGCAAACGCTCCTCGCCGTCGCCAGCAGCCTGGCTGGCACGATCGCCGTCATCTGGCTCGCCGGCAGAATC